The proteins below come from a single Triticum aestivum cultivar Chinese Spring chromosome 5D, IWGSC CS RefSeq v2.1, whole genome shotgun sequence genomic window:
- the LOC123123747 gene encoding vacuolar protein sorting-associated protein 9A isoform X1, whose amino-acid sequence MESPTSAASRVDFYGFLDRMRRPEAADLFRSIKSFLASLSLDEPSAEADGARVQAFFAEMEAAIRGHPLWADATHQEIDHALEGLEKYIMTKLFDRTFAASPEDAAADAEVSDKIGLLQRFVRPHHLDIPKVLNNEASWLIAVKELQKINSFKSPWEKLLCMMSCCQVINNLLLNVSMTNDRTPSGADEFLPILIYITIKANPPQLHSNLKFVQLFRRETKLVSEVEYYLTNLISAKMFIINVNGHSLSIEESEFQKHMESAKLGTQMSVASPSSSQGLATSTSGLQKQIDAEGSRFPFMDSETENLTQAELKQLHGLYRKTVTRYTLLSKALRKLSIDEDQLLASVDDS is encoded by the exons ATGGAGAGCCCCACATCGGCGGCGTCGCGGGTGGACTTCTACGGCTTCCTCGACCGCATGCGCCGCCCGGAGGCCGCCGACCTCTTCCGCTCCATCAAGAG cttcctcgcctccctctccctcgacGAGCCCAGCGCGGAGGCGGACGGCGCCAGGGTCCAGGCCTtcttcgcggagatggaggcagCCATCCGGGGGCACCCGCTCTGGGCCGACGCCACCCACCAGGAAATCGACCACGCGCTCGAG GGCCTCGAGAAGTACATCATGACCAAGCTGTTCGACCGCACCTTTGCGGCGTCGCCGGAGGACGCGGCGGCCGACGCCGAGGTCTCGGACAAGATCGGCCTCCTGCAGCGCTTTGTCAGGCCCCATCACCTCGACATACCCAAGGTCCTCAACAACGAGGCTTCCTGGCTG ATTGCAGTTAAAGAACTACAGAAGATTAATTCCTTCAAGTCCCCGTGGGAGAAGCTTCTCTGTATGATGAGCTGTTGCCAAGTCATCAATAACTTGCTGCTAAACGTGTCCATGACAAATGACCGGACACCGTCTGGCGCTGATGAGTTCCTTCCCATTCTCATTTATATTACCATCAAG GCCAATCCTCCTCAGCTGCACTCAAATCTGAAGTTTGTTCAACTCTTCAGAAGAGAAACTAAGCTTGTTTCAGAAGTCGAATACTATCTCACAAACCTCATTTCAGCAAAGATGTTTATAATTAATGTTAATGGCCACTCGCTATCCATAGAAGAAAGTGAGTTTCAGAAGCATATGGAATCTGCAAAACTAGGCACTCAGATGTCTGTTGCTAGCCCTAGTAGTTCACAAGGGTTGGCTACATCTACGAGCGGATTACAGAAGCAAATTGATGCAGAAG GTTCAAGATTCCCTTTCATGGACTCGGAAACTGAAAATCTGACGCAAGCGGAACTGAAGCAGTTACATGGGCTCTACAGGAAGACAGTGACCAGATATACACTGTTGTCTAAAGCCTTAAGAAAGTTATCCATAGATGAGGATCAGCTCCTCGCATCAGTAGATGATTCATGA
- the LOC123126146 gene encoding aspartic proteinase nepenthesin-1-like, with product MELDTRALALLPLVLASLAMFLQPAVATHGMPRPSGGFSLRLVPSAGWNSTMHVDNGGFLHLNEQAATTALRPHVHGPRGLTYSVATTVGTGRGRRTYDLVLDTVSSLTWMQCLPIAHPFPQMPPPFNPEISTSFRRVPHGSDLCHKPSRGNDCEFRATRLDGAHASGVLGTETFAFADDGGRAAAAEVGGVVFGCAHTATGFHSHGVLAGVLGLGKLMPSLIWTRLRQHRQDGRFSYCLFGPTRPERHGFLRFGADVPATGHMKSTNILYMRWTSPDFSAYFVKLLGVSVAGKRLAGPPGRRMSELFQRHKSGGRWYGGCLIDPGTGTTTMTQLAYNVLEHAVEEHVKRLGMPLVRRHGYRLCFSGATQAAIPHLPTMTLHFEEGGEDDGDLVIRPQQLFVFVQHDICLAVVPSEHITIIGAMQQVDTRFVYDITAGKIHFAPERCSDDTGGPN from the coding sequence ATGGAGCTTGACACACGCGCTCTCGCCCTCCTCCCGCTGGTGCTTGCCTCGCTGGCGATGTTCCTCCAGCCTGCCGTTGCAACCCATGGCATGCCACGCCCCAGCGGAGGCTTCAGCCTGCGCCTGGTGCCCAGCGCCGGCTGGAACAGCACCATGCACGTCGACAACGGCGGCTTCCTGCACCTCAACGAGCAGGCAGCCACCACTGCGCTTCGGCCGCATGTCCACGGGCCGAGAGGGCTGACATACAGCGTGGCCACCACCGTCGGGACGGGCCGCGGCCGCCGCACCTACGACCTGGTGCTGGACACGGTCAGCAGCCTGACATGGATGCAGTGCTTGCCGATTGCGCATCCGTTCCCACAGATGCCGCCGCCCTTCAACCCGGAGATCTCGACGTCGTTCAGACGCGTCCCGCACGGGAGCGACCTGTGTCATAAGCCATCCAGGGGCAACGATTGCGAGTTCCGGGCCACCCGCCTCGACGGCGCGCACGCGAGCGGTGTGCTCGGCACCGAGACCTTCGCCTTCGCGGACGATGGCGGCCGCGCCGCAGCCGCGGAGGTTGGTGGCGTCGTCTTTGGCTGCGCGCACACCGCCACAGGGTTCCACAGCCATGGAGTACTAGCCGGCGTCCTCGGCCTGGGGAAACTGATGCCGTCTCTCATCTGGACTCGGCTCCGCCAGCACCGGCAGGACGGCCGCTTCTCCTACTGCCTCTTCGGTCCCACGCGTCCGGAGAGGCACGGCTTCCTCCGGTTCGGCGCCGATGTCCCGGCCACCGGCCACATGAAGAGCACCAACATCCTCTACATGCGCTGGACCAGCCCGGATTTCAGCGCCTACTTCGTCAAACTCCTCGGAGTCAGCGTCGCCGGCAAGCGCCTGGCCGGGCCACCCGGACGCCGCATGAGCGAATTATTCCAGCGCCACAAGTCGGGCGGTAGGTGGTACGGCGGGTGCCTGATCGATCCCGGGACGGGCACGACGACGATGACGCAGCTCGCGTACAACGTCCTGGAGCACGCCGTGGAGGAGCACGTCAAGAGACTGGGGATGCCGCTTGTGAGGCGCCACGGGTATCGCCTTTGCTTCAGCGGCGCGACTCAGGCCGCCATCCCGCACCTGCCGACGATGACGCTGCACTTCGAGGAGGGCGGGGAGGACGACGGTGACCTCGTGATAAGGCCGCAACAACTCTTCGTCTTCGTTCAGCACGACATCTGCCTCGCCGTGGTGCCGAGCGAGCACATTACCATCATCGGCGCGATGCAGCAGGTGGACACGCGCTTCGTCTATGACATCACAGCCGGGAAGATCCACTTCGCCCCCGAGAGATGCAGCGACGACACAGGCGGTCCCAACTGA
- the LOC123123748 gene encoding uncharacterized protein, with the protein MDLPDLNYTPPAEDEDEMDEDVRDEMDEDVGDAIVQGVEQAVQKRDILDDKKRYAAYVAMHTLCMSRGGKFKRDDKKNIADFFGVGVWNIQRIWKKAMEQIAEGLDVDVSGQRKGNCGRKPKDINLEQIPTIPLNRRSTIRSLAWQLGCSPTTLHRKFMLKLIKRHTNCLKPALNEKNKKDRMKFCLSMLDETTTQTERPKFKTMHNIIHIDEKWFYMTKRKRNYYLLYGEEEPTRTLQNGSCIGKVMFLTAIARPRWDNEGNVTFSGKLGIWPFVKEVPAQRRSDNRPRGTLETKSIKVNRQVMREFMIENLLPAIQASWPENDAGQTIYIQQDNAKPHILPNDPEFLAAVERTGLDIRLIQQPANSPDLNGLDLGFFSSLQSLTDCLSPRTLQDLIKGVLDEFENYDVYKLNRVFLSLQACMIEILNHAGGNGYKIPHANKERLENFGMLPPRLTCPQEVYANALHNLGIMERVAC; encoded by the exons ATGGATCTCCCAGACCTCAACTACACCCCACCTGCAGAAGATGAAGATGAAATGGACGAAGATGTAAGAGATGAGATGGACGAAGATGTAGGAGATGCAATTGTTCAAG GTGTTGAGCAAGCAGTTCAGAAAAGGGATATCCTAGATGACAAGAAAAGATATGCTGCTTATGTTGCAATGCATACATTGTGCATGAGTAGAGGGGGAAAGTTTAAGAGAGATGACAAGAAAAATATTGCTGATTTCTTTGGAGTGGGTGTCTGGAATAtacaaaggatttggaagaaagcGATGGAGCAAATTGCTGAAGGTCTAGACGTAGATGTTTCAGGTCAGAGGAAAGGAAATTGTGGAAGAAAGCCGAAAGACATCAATCTAGAGCAAATCCCTACCATCCCACTAAACAGGAGGTCTACTATCAGGTCACTTGCCTGGCAACTCGGGTGCAGCCCTACGACACTCCACCGGAAGTTCATGCTCAAGTTGATAAAGAGGCATACAAATTGTTTGAAGCCAGCTCTAAATGAAAAGAACAAGAAGGATAGAATGAAATTTTGCTTGTCAATGCTCGATGAGACAACAACACAAACTGAAAGGCCAAAATTCAAGACCATGCACAACATTATTCATATCGATGAGAAATGGTTCTATATGACCAAGAGAAAAAGGAACTATTATCTGTTGTATGGGGAGGAAGAGCCTACAAGAACTCTGCAAAACGGCAGTTGTATTGGAAAGGTTATGTTCTTGACAGCGATTGCTAGGCCGAGGTGGGATAATGAAGGAAATGTGACCTTCTCTGGAAAACTTGGAATTTGGCCGTTTGTGAAAGAAGTTCCGGCTCAAAGGAGAAGCGACAACAGGCCCAGAGGAACATTGGAGACAAAGTCAATAAAAGTCAACAGGCAAGTAATGAGAGAGTTCATGATAGAGAACCTGCTGCCAGCAATACAAGCATCTTGGCCTGAGAATGATGCTGGGCAAACCATCTATATACAGCAAGACAACGCTAAGCCTCATATCTTGCCTAATGACCCAGAATTTTTAGCAGCCGTGGAAAGAACTGGACTCGATATCAGACTAATCCAACAACCTGCCAATAGCCCTGATCTGAATGGCCTTGACCTTGGGTTCTTCAGCTCGTTGCAATCTCTAACAGATTGTTTAAGCCCTAGAACGCTTCAGGATCTTATCAAGGGTGTGCTAGATGAATTTGAAAACTATGATGTTTACAAGCTGAACAGAGTTTTCCTATCTCTACAAGCTTGCATGATTGAAATCTTGAACCATGCAGGGGGCAATGGGTATAAAATACCCCATGCAAACAAGGAAAGGCTAGAGAACTTTGGGATGCTACCTCCAAGACTTACATGCCCTCAAGAGGTATATGCAAATGCCCTGCACAATCTTGGGATAATGGAGAGAGTTGCTTGTTGA
- the LOC123123747 gene encoding vacuolar protein sorting-associated protein 9A isoform X2: MESPTSAASRVDFYGFLDRMRRPEAADLFRSIKSFLASLSLDEPSAEADGARVQAFFAEMEAAIRGHPLWADATHQEIDHALEGLEKYIMTKLFDRTFAASPEDAAADAEVSDKIGLLQRFVRPHHLDIPKVLNNEASWLIAVKELQKINSFKSPWEKLLCMMSCCQVINNLLLNVSMTNDRTPSGADEFLPILIYITIKANPPQLHSNLKFVQLFRRETKLVSEVEYYLTNLISAKMFIINVNGHSLSIEESEFQKHMESAKLGTQMSVASPSSSQGLATSTSGLQKQIDAEVDI; this comes from the exons ATGGAGAGCCCCACATCGGCGGCGTCGCGGGTGGACTTCTACGGCTTCCTCGACCGCATGCGCCGCCCGGAGGCCGCCGACCTCTTCCGCTCCATCAAGAG cttcctcgcctccctctccctcgacGAGCCCAGCGCGGAGGCGGACGGCGCCAGGGTCCAGGCCTtcttcgcggagatggaggcagCCATCCGGGGGCACCCGCTCTGGGCCGACGCCACCCACCAGGAAATCGACCACGCGCTCGAG GGCCTCGAGAAGTACATCATGACCAAGCTGTTCGACCGCACCTTTGCGGCGTCGCCGGAGGACGCGGCGGCCGACGCCGAGGTCTCGGACAAGATCGGCCTCCTGCAGCGCTTTGTCAGGCCCCATCACCTCGACATACCCAAGGTCCTCAACAACGAGGCTTCCTGGCTG ATTGCAGTTAAAGAACTACAGAAGATTAATTCCTTCAAGTCCCCGTGGGAGAAGCTTCTCTGTATGATGAGCTGTTGCCAAGTCATCAATAACTTGCTGCTAAACGTGTCCATGACAAATGACCGGACACCGTCTGGCGCTGATGAGTTCCTTCCCATTCTCATTTATATTACCATCAAG GCCAATCCTCCTCAGCTGCACTCAAATCTGAAGTTTGTTCAACTCTTCAGAAGAGAAACTAAGCTTGTTTCAGAAGTCGAATACTATCTCACAAACCTCATTTCAGCAAAGATGTTTATAATTAATGTTAATGGCCACTCGCTATCCATAGAAGAAAGTGAGTTTCAGAAGCATATGGAATCTGCAAAACTAGGCACTCAGATGTCTGTTGCTAGCCCTAGTAGTTCACAAGGGTTGGCTACATCTACGAGCGGATTACAGAAGCAAATTGATGCAGAAG TTGACATTTAG
- the LOC123123749 gene encoding 11-beta-hydroxysteroid dehydrogenase B, with the protein MERVLTALMDLVVPPASMVMLAFAWPTLSFLRALEWALKALTKEDMRGKVVLVTGASSAIGEQVAYEYARRGANLVLVARREHRLFAVRENSRALGAGHVLVVAADVVREDDCGRLVADTISYFGQLDHLVNTVSLGHDFLFEEAGDTAAFPHLMDINFWGNVYPTYAALPYLRQSHGRVVVNASVDTWLPMPRMSLYSAAKAAVVDFYETLRYEVKDEVGITVATHGWIGGEPGAGTGIGTSRFPLEEGAGAADQTQAQPQPQQWTKADTTPPLPAPGGQAVEEYARAVVAGACRGDARVRRPGWYDVFHVFRAFAPDVLGWTFRLLLSTAPAPPTVAGTGRRALVVAPVGAPAAALPAPPVRPLIEYPAAVAGRRPAAAQLHKLE; encoded by the exons ATGGAGCGGGTGCTGACCGCGCTGATGGACCTGGTGGTGCCGCCGGCGAGCATGGTGATGCTGGCCTTCGCGTGGCCCACGCTCTCCTTCCTGCGCGCCCTCGAGTGGGCCCTCAAGGCGCTCACCAAGGAGGACATGCGCGGCAAGGTCGTCCTCGTCACCGGCGCCTCCTCCGCCATCGGCGAG CAAGTGGCGTACGAGTACGCGCGGCGGGGCGCGAACCTGGTGTTGGTGGCGCGGAGGGAGCACCGGCTGTTCGCGGTCCGGGAGAACTCGCGCGCCCTGGGCGCCGGCCACGTGCTCGTCGTCGCCGCCGACGTCGTCCGGGAGGACGACTGCGGCCGCCTCGTCGCCGACACCATCAGCTACTTCGGCCAGC TGGATCATCTGGTGAACACGGTGAGCCTGGGCCACGACTTCCTCTTCGAGGAGGCCGGCGACACGGCGGCGTTCCCTCACCTCATGGACATCAACTTCTGGGGGAACGTGTACCCGACGTACGCCGCGCTGCCGTACCTGCGCCAGAGCCACGGCCGCGTCGTCGTCAACGCCTCCGTCGACACCTGGCTGCCCATGCCCCGGATGAGCCTCTACTCC gcggcgaaggcggcggtggTCGACTTCTACGAGACGCTGCGGTACGAGGTGAAGGACGAGGTGGGGATCACAGTCGCCACGCACGGCTGGATCGGCGGCGAGCCCGGCGCCGGCACCGGCATCGGCACCAGCAGGTTCCCGCTCGAGGAAGGCGCGGGGGCGGCAGACCAGACGCaggcgcagccgcagccgcagcagtgGACCAAGGCGGACACGACGCCGCCGCTGCCGGCGCCGGGAGGGCAGGCCGTGGAGGAGTACGCGCGGGCGGTGGTGGCCGGCGCGTGCCGCGGGGACGCCCGGGTGCGGCGGCCCGGATGgtacgacgtgttccacgtcttcCGCGCATTCGCGCCCGACGTGCTCGGCTGGACCTTCCGCCTGCTGCTGTCGACCGCGCCCGCTCCGCCGACGGTCGCCGGCACTGGACGCCGTGCGCTCGTTGTTGCCCCTGTGGGCGCGCCGGCCGCGGCGCTTCCGGCTCCACCCGTCCGCCCGCTGATCGAGTACCCGGCCGCGGTGGCTGGtcggaggccggcggcggcgcagcTGCACAAGCTAGAGTGA